A section of the Streptomyces sp. V3I8 genome encodes:
- a CDS encoding WXG100 family type VII secretion target, protein MAGGKDADITYDEMHKAATKLTDAKDKIDEKLDSLERYIQGLVKDGYTTRKGSQAFEDSFTEFKKGAKDTIEGLTGMAKFLTSAAKAYQDLDDELAKGVKG, encoded by the coding sequence ATGGCCGGCGGCAAAGACGCGGATATCACTTATGACGAGATGCACAAGGCGGCTACCAAGCTGACCGACGCCAAGGACAAGATCGACGAGAAGCTCGACTCTCTCGAGCGCTACATCCAGGGCCTCGTCAAGGACGGCTACACCACCCGCAAGGGCTCGCAGGCCTTCGAGGACTCCTTCACGGAGTTCAAGAAGGGCGCGAAGGACACGATCGAGGGCCTGACGGGCATGGCCAAGTTCCTGACGAGCGCCGCGAAGGCGTACCAGGACCTGGACGACGAACTGGCCAAGGGCGTCAAGGGCTGA
- a CDS encoding type VII secretion target: protein MADRTRYDLTLIKDCSRSLGKIHDEFEHNGNPADDYGDELGHGGLKEAFEEFGSTWKKTRKKLMKEIEKLADATRVAAEKYEEIDHELAKAIESAKGGSKK from the coding sequence ATGGCCGACAGAACCAGGTACGACCTGACGCTCATCAAGGACTGCTCGCGCTCTCTGGGGAAAATCCATGACGAGTTCGAGCACAACGGGAACCCAGCAGACGATTACGGCGACGAGCTGGGGCACGGTGGGCTCAAGGAGGCCTTCGAGGAATTCGGCAGTACGTGGAAGAAGACCCGCAAGAAACTCATGAAGGAAATCGAAAAGCTCGCCGATGCCACCAGGGTGGCGGCGGAGAAGTATGAAGAGATCGACCACGAGCTGGCGAAGGCCATCGAATCGGCCAAGGGGGGGAGCAAGAAGTGA
- a CDS encoding putative T7SS-secreted protein yields the protein MSRRSSDWPPLWDEDPTPGDPNEVAALGRKLRKTAEMIDEQSRVIKALSSVDGWDSDAGRAFNEVADGAGDRLKKAFERYDEAANALGTKVAEGESKEFAGELHRAQTKADRALADYQEAEAEHDVADREVKKFTDKYPVVSQIPAADKTEYERWEKKRDDALERIGQARKAVKDAREMFEDAGDRAARHIKNVVHHDAVRDPGGFMNWLADWADTFSNISAILSVLAVICAFVPPLQFLVPIFATLAVLCSAAALAGHAYDMSVRGGKVNWLKLGTDTLGILPGLGALKGFRALVGLKGVAKLKSFGKLGTFSSFNGLAAVDGIGHNFLNGLSVGLTNKTLGAGLALGKRLKLPNLPEQFVPLGGKQITAAIKGVGLASALNRMFRQENGGRTGYQEPSAPMPVPAPTPSPSPGPSPQPFHAALAA from the coding sequence GTGAGCAGGCGATCCAGCGACTGGCCTCCCTTGTGGGACGAGGACCCGACTCCCGGAGACCCGAACGAAGTTGCCGCGCTCGGCCGCAAACTGCGCAAGACCGCCGAGATGATCGACGAACAGTCGAGGGTCATCAAGGCGCTGTCCTCGGTCGACGGCTGGGACAGCGATGCGGGACGTGCCTTCAACGAGGTGGCCGACGGAGCCGGCGACCGTCTGAAGAAGGCGTTCGAGCGATACGACGAGGCGGCCAACGCACTGGGCACCAAAGTCGCGGAAGGCGAGTCGAAGGAATTCGCCGGCGAACTGCACCGGGCCCAGACGAAGGCCGACAGGGCCCTGGCGGACTACCAGGAGGCCGAAGCCGAACACGATGTCGCCGACCGTGAGGTGAAGAAGTTCACGGACAAGTATCCCGTCGTGAGTCAGATCCCGGCGGCGGACAAGACCGAGTACGAACGGTGGGAGAAGAAGCGCGACGACGCGTTGGAAAGGATCGGCCAAGCGCGCAAGGCGGTGAAGGACGCCAGGGAGATGTTCGAGGATGCCGGGGATCGCGCGGCCAGGCACATCAAGAACGTGGTGCACCACGACGCCGTCCGTGATCCGGGCGGATTCATGAACTGGCTCGCCGACTGGGCGGACACGTTCTCCAACATCTCCGCGATCCTGTCGGTTCTGGCGGTCATCTGCGCTTTCGTACCGCCGCTGCAGTTCCTCGTGCCCATCTTCGCCACCCTCGCGGTGCTGTGCAGTGCGGCAGCGCTCGCCGGCCACGCGTACGACATGTCCGTCCGGGGCGGGAAGGTCAACTGGCTGAAGCTCGGAACCGACACCTTGGGAATCCTGCCCGGCCTGGGCGCACTCAAGGGTTTCCGGGCATTGGTGGGGCTCAAAGGCGTGGCCAAACTCAAGTCCTTCGGGAAACTCGGCACCTTCAGCTCGTTCAACGGTCTCGCCGCGGTCGACGGGATCGGGCACAACTTTCTCAACGGTCTCAGCGTGGGACTCACCAACAAGACGCTGGGCGCGGGCCTCGCGCTCGGCAAGAGACTCAAGCTCCCGAACCTCCCTGAGCAGTTCGTCCCCCTGGGGGGCAAGCAGATCACGGCGGCCATCAAGGGGGTGGGACTCGCGAGCGCCCTCAACCGGATGTTCCGTCAGGAGAACGGCGGGAGGACGGGTTACCAGGAACCCTCCGCGCCGATGCCTGTGCCCGCTCCGACGCCCAGCCCGTCACCCGGTCCCTCGCCCCAGCCGTTCCACGCCGCCCTGGCCGCGTAG
- a CDS encoding WXG100 family type VII secretion target, whose protein sequence is MAGKRPAFPHIGWDPTPGDHDDTRDLAKKLGGLARDLSTTLRELERIEAGAWKGKTAVAFTEYVGQDVTPLIRKSHDSFDKASRALHRWAGELEDFQDEANRLEKSAGEKLEARETAQQKAGAKDNGKGSEELGKASGAVDEITGKVHDLEDRYKRAADRISKELDKAGDIAPNEPGFWDKLGQGIADSWDATGEWLTEHADLIKAIGDVLSNISALMGMLAIVTLPFPPLAAIFGTAALIGSGLALAAHGVAMAAGADVSWMTLGTDALGLLPGIGTFGKGVKVAGKTAKLGRKAAQAKVALLGDGFQYTRIGRSRVLMSFGKSSQGLTDGLGKAGLVKIGGISKHVYEVSHASSGLASRMGGLVSAGYHEGQWLGTKGINTLMKGNVDPLSDFGRALDGTLKIAPKAATNIKDTLSED, encoded by the coding sequence GTGGCCGGCAAGCGTCCTGCTTTCCCCCACATCGGCTGGGATCCGACGCCGGGAGACCACGACGACACCCGGGACCTCGCGAAGAAGCTCGGGGGCCTGGCGAGGGATCTGAGCACCACGCTCCGCGAGTTGGAGCGGATCGAGGCCGGCGCTTGGAAGGGCAAAACGGCGGTCGCGTTCACGGAGTACGTCGGCCAGGACGTCACCCCGCTGATCCGCAAGAGCCACGACTCCTTCGACAAGGCCTCGCGCGCGCTGCACCGGTGGGCCGGTGAACTGGAGGACTTCCAGGACGAGGCGAACCGCCTGGAGAAGTCGGCCGGCGAGAAGCTGGAGGCCAGGGAGACGGCCCAGCAGAAAGCTGGCGCGAAGGACAACGGCAAGGGCAGCGAGGAACTCGGCAAGGCGTCGGGCGCGGTCGACGAGATCACGGGCAAGGTCCACGACCTGGAGGACCGCTACAAGCGTGCCGCGGACAGGATCAGCAAGGAGCTCGACAAGGCGGGCGACATAGCCCCGAACGAGCCGGGCTTCTGGGACAAGCTGGGCCAAGGAATCGCGGACAGCTGGGACGCGACAGGCGAGTGGCTCACGGAACACGCCGACCTGATCAAAGCGATCGGTGACGTACTCAGCAACATTTCCGCGCTGATGGGCATGCTGGCCATCGTCACACTTCCGTTCCCGCCCCTCGCTGCCATCTTCGGCACGGCCGCATTGATCGGCAGCGGGCTCGCTCTGGCAGCCCACGGTGTTGCCATGGCGGCTGGCGCGGACGTGAGTTGGATGACCCTCGGCACAGACGCACTGGGGTTGCTGCCCGGCATCGGCACGTTCGGCAAGGGCGTCAAGGTTGCGGGCAAGACCGCCAAGCTGGGCAGGAAAGCGGCTCAGGCCAAGGTGGCGCTTCTCGGAGACGGATTCCAATACACAAGGATTGGCCGCTCACGCGTCCTGATGTCGTTCGGCAAGAGTTCACAAGGTCTCACGGACGGGCTCGGAAAAGCTGGTCTGGTAAAGATCGGCGGCATATCCAAGCACGTGTATGAGGTCTCGCATGCGAGCAGCGGTCTGGCATCACGCATGGGAGGTCTTGTGAGTGCCGGCTACCACGAGGGGCAATGGCTCGGCACCAAGGGCATCAATACGTTGATGAAGGGGAATGTGGATCCGCTGAGCGACTTCGGCAGGGCCCTCGACGGCACCCTGAAGATCGCGCCGAAGGCCGCCACCAATATCAAGGACACGCTGTCCGAGGACTAG